In Glycine max cultivar Williams 82 chromosome 15, Glycine_max_v4.0, whole genome shotgun sequence, the DNA window GAAAAATACAGTATTTATGTATTTTCACTTGCTGCATTAATTTGCCTCCATCGAGAGTACAAACTAGTAAGTACAGTAGTTACATGTCTTTGATCAAAGAAAGAAGTTCAGAACAACTTCAATGTGATTTCTAACtacatttttgtaataaaataaccATATTTCATAATCACATTCTGTTACCAAGAGTCGAagaatgtaacaaaaaaaatcagttaGGATGATTCCAACGGGCAGAAGCAGAAGACACATCTAAACGatcaaacataaacataaatatatttatgataagAAACGTACCTGAACTAACTTGGGACCAAACCAAAACACCCTCaaaacaaacatcaatgtactctctctctctctctctgacatGATCCCTCAGTGAGAAGCACTTATATAGCCTCCAACAGAAAATTCTCAATTTACAAAGCCTTGAAACACATTTCTTCAAACCCTGTTTTTTCTCCCTTCCCACAAATGGAGTATGAAGATGAAGATTGGCTTTGTGTCACTATGGATGAGTTTTCTCTTGCTACTGAAAATGGTTTTAGCAGGCAAATGATGAGTAGGAAGAGGAACTATGATGATGACACAAGAGAATACAAATCAAAGAACCTTGAGACTGAAAGGAGGAGGAGGGAGAAGCTCAGTAGCAGGCTTTTGATGCTGCGGTCTATGGTGCCTATAATCACAAATGCAACTACCTAAGCCCTCACTTTCTTACTGGATACTTCTTTATCTCATATAGTTGATTCAATATTCAATATTCTTTTTCATGGTTTAGTTTACAAATTGTTACATTAATTGTTGGAATGCAAACTGAttataaactctaattttggtTTTAGATGAATAAAGCAACAATTGTTGAAGATGCTATCACCTACATTGAGAAGCTGCAAGACAAAGTCCAGAATCTCAGCCAAGAGCTACACCAAATGGAAGCAACTTCAGTGGAAACGGCAGAGACAAAAATAGTTGAAATTGATGCTGTGGAAGATATGAAGAATTGGGGGATACAGGTCGCCTCATCTATGAGATTATCTctttgattgaaaaataaagataaaatgaatagCCTCTACAACTGTTAATTAATGTTGccttgctgttttttttttgcaggaaGAGGTCAGAGTGGCGCAAATAAACGAGAATAAACTCTGGGTTAAGATCATtattgagaagaagaggggaaGATTCAACAGATTGATGCAGGCCCTCAATAATTTTGGCATTGAGCTTATTGACACCAATCTCACAACCACCAAAGGATCATTTCTGATTACAAGCTGCATAAAGGTTATTCTAAGAaagatcaaaatcaaacttGATTTTTAATAGCAATGATTATGATTTCATCACAGGGAGAGTAGCATTATCTGTGTGGTATCAAATCCATAAGAATAGACTTGAAGATGAACACTTTGATTCAACTTTGTAAGCTTAACTATGTGCTTTGTTTATTttaactgattttattttttttgtttttcagtgCAAGAATGGTGAAAGATTTGAAATTCATCAAGCGAAGAATTTGTTGCAAGATGTTATCAACCACATATAGAGCCAGTTGAAATTGACTTACTAGTTATTGAATTCTAGGATTGAGAGGATTAATTGTGTAGGGACAAAAAATAGATCACTACATGtcagataattttatttgttgctACTATTAGATGGTACACATTCAGTATATTATctggatttttctttttcaagaagtGATTATgaaatcatttcattttcttgcatCCCTCCATCCCCTCCAAAAAAGACACGACACTCGTATTATTTATTATCTCTTGACATGTTAATTGAATAAAAGatgttatatttctttttgCAATAACTTCCttctttatgatttattttaccaCCAACTCGTTTGAAGATTAAGCAAAGGTTATAAAGGCTCAATAGATATTAGATATTATTAATACGCTTGTACTCTTATGACACAACCAAAAGTGATGCTGGGAAAGAGGATACATAGAGAGACGAGAACCTGATACCACTAAAACCTTAAGCAGAACAGAATCAGTGTTGTCCTTTAACAGCAGCAGTTTGCACAGTACTTCAATAACACTGGAGTTATGTACATAAGAATATGGTGCCAAATTATGAGTTTAACATGGTTGtccaaaatcaaagaaaaagacaacTCAAGCTCAATACGGACCAACTAtacttgaaagagatagatttccAATGCTGAAGGAGAGGAGGGAGCAACTTTACATTGAATATCTGAATCTGACCAAACAAGTTGATATCTTATTTCTTTCTCAATCCTTGAACACAATTAAAAAaggatatataagaaaaaaattcacaacATTATTCACCATATGAATATCAAATTAGATTAATCAGATTAAATACATTACAATGAAGACAAACGAGTACATTTACAAtttgtaatataaaaatgtttagttataattttttgaaatttttttttcaccacaAGTATCCATTATAATAAACAATCTTATTCGCATAGTAAACATGAGTGTTTGTCTTCACAAATTTTTCAACCGCTGttgattattttatacaaaattaacTCTTACTAAAATTAACTCTGGTtggttataaattattttttaatattttgattataaaataagatatattgattttaggcttagaAATaagatacattttttaataaattgttttgaATGAGATGTTgataacttaaaataattttgttctatttattgtgtatttttttttaaaaaaagatatatttaagcttcaaaaatattataaaaaagactTAGTACGACCTGTCGTTTTACCCTGTCTaaccatgaattgattttattttcagtatgattatttcttattaaatgGTCCGAATATAATCGGTTGAGCTATTAATTATGGGTTCAGTTAATAAAAGGATGATCCAAAAGCTTTGTCATAGtggtttccaatttttttttaaaatattgtttagaAAACCCTTGAAAATATTAGCTTTTAATCAGTGGTTATTTTAATacgaaattttaattaatatctcGCAGTACCTAaaccataattatttttaaacaaagatacttatcagtaaaaaaattacaaaacactggttaaatataaataagttgTTGATGAATTCAGCATTATAATGTATAATCCATGTTGACAACCAAGCTGAACTAAATATAAAGGTATATAATTCAGCATTattgctttaattttatttaataaaacagTACCCTTTACATCAAGACctaaaactatatatttttttttttagttttgaagggttaaaaataaataaaattcaaataaaaactaatttaaaaaactattctaGTTCAGGCAGAAAGGACATAAATAATAACACATGTCTCTGCTCTAACAACCACACTCAAGTGTTGTTCTCTTGCAGTTTCAGTC includes these proteins:
- the LOC100793107 gene encoding transcription factor DYT1, coding for MEYEDEDWLCVTMDEFSLATENGFSRQMMSRKRNYDDDTREYKSKNLETERRRREKLSSRLLMLRSMMNKATIVEDAITYIEKLQDKVQNLSQELHQMEATSVETAETKIVEIDAVEDMKNWGIQEEVRVAQINENKLWVKIIIEKKRGRFNRLMQALNNFGIELIDTNLTTTKGSFLITSCIKCKNGERFEIHQAKNLLQDVINHI